A genomic region of Aureimonas populi contains the following coding sequences:
- a CDS encoding TadE/TadG family type IV pilus assembly protein — protein sequence MALAPWFLKGTRRPVRELALDSQGASAVEFALVAPVLLVLLLGIIYSAFYLSVAHSLAQLSADAARYAMVGLTQDERRTLAGHWVGNAGHGYVLVHGDRVQLRTVEEGGFLQVAVAYEMEFLAAPPLIGAVVPFPARLERATTVLLP from the coding sequence ATGGCCTTGGCCCCTTGGTTCCTGAAGGGCACCAGGCGCCCCGTCCGCGAACTGGCCCTCGACAGCCAGGGCGCGAGTGCGGTGGAGTTCGCGCTTGTTGCACCTGTCCTGCTCGTCCTGCTGCTGGGGATCATCTACAGCGCCTTCTATCTGAGCGTTGCCCATTCGCTTGCGCAACTCTCCGCCGATGCCGCCCGCTACGCGATGGTCGGCCTGACGCAGGATGAACGCAGGACGCTGGCCGGGCATTGGGTGGGCAATGCCGGCCATGGCTATGTGCTGGTGCATGGCGACCGCGTGCAATTGCGCACGGTGGAGGAGGGCGGTTTCCTCCAGGTGGCGGTCGCCTACGAGATGGAGTTCCTTGCCGCGCCGCCGCTCATCGGGGCCGTGGTTCCATTCCCCGCCCGCCTCGAGCGCGCGACGACGGTACTTCTGCCATGA
- a CDS encoding cisplatin damage response ATP-dependent DNA ligase — MKPFADLLDSLVLTPSRNGKLRLMVDHFRQVPDPERGYALAAITGELEVRSVKPAMLRALMESRMDEVLLGYSYDYVGDLAETIALVWPGADAVEDDPPSLSHIVAALDGATRAEGPRLVEAWLDRLDSSGRYALLKLVTGGMRIGVSSRLAKQALADFGEKDIAEIEELWHGLRPPYEALFAWLEGRAEKPRSAAAAPFRPVMLSQPLEEPDYGRIAPEDYAAEWKWDGIRVQATAERGVRRLYSRTGDDISTAFPDLVDFMTFEGSLDGELLVARPSPGTPGTPGKPALDARKGRAEDDILVGTFSDLQQRLNRKSVSAAVMKRHPVFLRAYDLLQDGAEDLRPLPFLERRKRLDRFVSALEPTRFDISPFVPFETFDDLSRLRGSPPSAVIEGLMLKRLDSAYVPGRPKGPWFKWKQDPHLVDAVLMYAQRGHGKRSSFYSDYTFGVWTGPQDQPELVPVGKAYFGFTDEELKQLDKYVRDNTIERFGPVRSVRAEPDHGLVLEVAFEGLARSTRHKSGVAMRFPRISRLRWDKPAFEADRLETLQAMLE; from the coding sequence TTGAAGCCCTTCGCCGACCTTCTCGACAGCCTCGTCCTCACGCCCTCGCGCAACGGCAAGCTGCGCCTGATGGTCGACCATTTCCGTCAGGTGCCCGACCCCGAGCGCGGCTATGCTCTGGCGGCCATCACGGGCGAGCTGGAGGTGCGCAGCGTCAAGCCGGCCATGCTGCGCGCGCTGATGGAAAGCCGCATGGATGAGGTCCTCTTAGGCTATTCCTACGACTATGTCGGCGATCTTGCCGAAACCATCGCGCTGGTCTGGCCGGGGGCGGACGCGGTGGAGGACGATCCACCCAGTCTTTCGCATATCGTCGCGGCTCTGGACGGAGCGACGCGCGCCGAGGGCCCCCGTCTCGTGGAGGCCTGGCTCGACCGGCTGGATTCCTCAGGCCGCTACGCCCTGCTCAAACTGGTGACGGGGGGAATGCGAATCGGCGTCTCCTCGCGCCTTGCCAAGCAGGCGCTGGCCGATTTCGGAGAGAAGGACATCGCGGAGATCGAGGAGCTTTGGCACGGGCTGCGCCCACCCTACGAGGCGCTGTTCGCATGGCTGGAAGGCAGGGCCGAAAAACCGCGTTCGGCCGCCGCCGCGCCGTTCCGGCCCGTGATGCTCTCGCAACCGCTGGAGGAGCCGGACTATGGCCGGATCGCGCCGGAGGATTACGCGGCCGAATGGAAATGGGACGGCATCCGCGTCCAGGCCACCGCCGAACGTGGCGTGCGCCGCCTCTATTCGCGCACCGGCGACGACATCTCCACGGCCTTTCCCGACCTCGTGGACTTCATGACCTTCGAGGGCTCGCTGGACGGCGAGCTTCTCGTCGCGCGCCCCTCGCCGGGCACGCCGGGCACGCCGGGAAAGCCGGCGCTCGACGCGCGGAAGGGGCGCGCCGAGGACGATATCCTAGTGGGCACCTTTTCCGACCTCCAGCAGCGGCTGAACCGCAAGAGCGTCTCGGCCGCCGTGATGAAGCGCCACCCGGTGTTCCTGCGCGCCTACGACCTTCTCCAGGACGGGGCGGAGGATCTGCGGCCTCTGCCTTTCCTCGAACGCCGAAAGCGCCTCGACCGCTTCGTCTCCGCTCTGGAGCCCACGCGCTTCGACATCTCGCCCTTCGTGCCGTTCGAGACGTTCGACGATCTCTCCCGCCTGCGCGGCTCGCCGCCCAGCGCGGTCATCGAGGGGCTGATGCTCAAACGGCTGGACTCGGCCTATGTGCCGGGCCGGCCCAAGGGCCCCTGGTTCAAGTGGAAGCAGGACCCGCATCTGGTCGATGCCGTGCTGATGTATGCCCAGCGCGGGCACGGCAAGCGCTCCAGTTTCTATTCAGACTATACGTTCGGCGTCTGGACCGGCCCGCAGGACCAGCCGGAACTGGTGCCCGTCGGCAAGGCCTATTTCGGCTTCACGGACGAGGAGTTGAAGCAGCTCGACAAATATGTGCGCGACAACACCATAGAGCGGTTCGGCCCCGTGCGCTCGGTTCGGGCCGAGCCTGACCACGGGCTCGTCCTCGAAGTGGCCTTCGAGGGGCTGGCGCGGTCCACGCGCCACAAGTCGGGCGTGGCCATGCGCTTCCCCCGCATTTCGCGCCTGCGCTGGGACAAGCCGGCCTTCGAGGCCGACCGGCTGGAAACCCTCCAGGCCATGCTGGAGTGA
- a CDS encoding ferritin-like domain-containing protein has protein sequence MATEKTLADAFHETLKDVYYAEKQSVKALKKSAGAAKAPELKKAFEDHRAESEEQVERLTQIFEIIGKPARGKTCEAMQGITSEMEEDLEDFGESPAADEVLIGCAQAVEHYEIARYGLLRNWARKLGYDEAVPLLEQTLAEEKKADELLTQVADGLSAPEADAPPVARKAPARAR, from the coding sequence ATGGCCACCGAAAAAACGCTCGCGGATGCGTTCCACGAGACACTGAAGGACGTCTATTACGCCGAGAAGCAGTCCGTGAAGGCGCTGAAGAAATCGGCCGGGGCCGCCAAGGCGCCGGAACTGAAGAAGGCCTTCGAGGACCACCGCGCCGAAAGCGAGGAGCAGGTGGAGCGCCTGACGCAGATTTTCGAGATCATCGGGAAGCCGGCGCGCGGCAAGACCTGCGAAGCGATGCAAGGCATCACCTCCGAAATGGAGGAGGACCTTGAGGACTTCGGGGAGAGCCCCGCCGCCGACGAAGTGCTGATCGGCTGCGCGCAGGCCGTGGAGCATTACGAGATCGCCCGCTACGGCCTTCTGCGCAACTGGGCCCGCAAGCTCGGCTATGACGAGGCCGTGCCGCTTCTCGAACAGACCCTGGCGGAGGAGAAGAAGGCCGACGAGTTGCTGACGCAGGTGGCGGACGGCTTGTCCGCGCCCGAAGCGGATGCGCCGCCCGTAGCGCGAAAGGCTCCGGCCCGCGCCCGCTGA